In Bradyrhizobium sp. 170, the DNA window GATTCCAAGGGCAATCTCTTTGTGGTCGATACCGCGCTCGGCCAGTTGGTGCGGGTCGATCCGAAGACCGGCGCGAAGAAGATGGTCGCGCAGCTCAAGCCCTCGCTCGACAATCTCGCCATCGACGACAAGGACCGCATCTTCGTCTCCAACATGGCCGACAACGGCATTCAGGAGGTCGATCCGGAAACCGGCGCTGCCAGGCAGGTGATATCAGGCAAGCTGGCGCTGCCCGGCGGCATCGGCGTCGTCTCCGACGGAGGCAAGGACACGATCTACATCGCCGACGTGTTCGCTTACCGCACCGTGGACGGCGCGACCGGCGAGGTCTCCGAACCGGCCCGCATGCATGCCGATGGCGTGACGCTGGAATATCCGATGAGCGCCACCGCCAACGGCGACGATGTGCTGCTGTCGAGCTGGTTCACCGGCACGGTGCAACTGATCGACCGCAAGACCGGCAAGACGAAGGAGATGCTGCACGACTTCAAGGCGCCGCACGACGCGGTCAAGCTTGGCGACGGCAGCATTCTCGTCAACGAACTCGGCAGCAAATCGCTGGTCCGCGCCAGCGGCGAGCACGGCAAGGACCGCACCGTGGTGATTGGCGGCCTCGAGGGCCCGGTCGGCCTCGCCGCCGGATCGGGCGGCACGGTCTATCTGACCGAAGCCTTTGCCGGCCAGGTCTCGAAGGTCGAAGCCAACGGCGAGAAGACCGTGGTCGCCAAGGATCTGAAGGGACCCGAAGGCATCGCGCTGGCACCCGACGGCAAGCTGATCGTGGCCGAGGTCGGCGCCAAACGCATCGTATCGATCGACCCGGCCAGCGGAGCCGTCACCGAGATCGCCGCCAACCTGCCGATCGGATTACCGGCCGCACCCGGCGGACTGCCGAGCAACATTCCGACCGGCGTCGGTGTTGGAGCTACGGGCGTGATCTACTTCTCGTCGGATATCGAGAACGCGATTTACAAGGTAGTGAGGAAGTAGCCGCGCTAACAACGCCGGCTCCGCGCCTTTTGGCGATAGCGAGCGGACGACGGGCCGCAGCCGTCTAGCGAGCGCCGTTGGCGCAGATTAGAAAGACGATTCCCAGCGCCGTAAGACCGAATGCCACGGCCGCAAGCGGCAGCAGCATGTCGATGGCGGCCTGCGTGCCACGAAGCCGGCCGCCCCAGACCACGAAGTCGCCCCTTCTCCAATCGCGCAGTGAAATGCTGTTCGGATGCCGCTCGTTGGGCA includes these proteins:
- a CDS encoding SMP-30/gluconolactonase/LRE family protein, which codes for MTSKLALWATVIVAGTTAGASAQTYEVTKLVPGSAVHGVHGLGIDKSGRLFAGSVAGAALYEVDRNNGTAKIAVPSPEGMSDDIAFAPDGTMAWTAFLTGDLYSRKGDGPVKKLASGLPGINSLAFRKDGRLYATQVFLGDALYEIDVEGVKPPRKIMEKMGGLNGFEFGPDDMLYGPLWFKGQVARVDVDKAELSVVADGFKIPAAVNFDSKGNLFVVDTALGQLVRVDPKTGAKKMVAQLKPSLDNLAIDDKDRIFVSNMADNGIQEVDPETGAARQVISGKLALPGGIGVVSDGGKDTIYIADVFAYRTVDGATGEVSEPARMHADGVTLEYPMSATANGDDVLLSSWFTGTVQLIDRKTGKTKEMLHDFKAPHDAVKLGDGSILVNELGSKSLVRASGEHGKDRTVVIGGLEGPVGLAAGSGGTVYLTEAFAGQVSKVEANGEKTVVAKDLKGPEGIALAPDGKLIVAEVGAKRIVSIDPASGAVTEIAANLPIGLPAAPGGLPSNIPTGVGVGATGVIYFSSDIENAIYKVVRK